Part of the Triticum aestivum cultivar Chinese Spring chromosome 4D, IWGSC CS RefSeq v2.1, whole genome shotgun sequence genome is shown below.
caaaattaacattttttcaaatgcttgattaacaattttttattacaatattaacatttttaatacatcatcaacctttttatacacatttaacatttttcaaatgcttgattaatatttttgaaatacaggattaacatttttgtaatacataGTCAACATTGTTTCTATACTCATTTAACATTTTTGAAAATGCTTCATTAAGTTTTTTCAAatgcaagattaacattttttaatacatggtcaacattttttgtatacacatttaacattttccaaatgatTGATTAACATATTTTAAATTCTTATTTAGGATTTTTTAATGCTTGATTATTTATTTTAAATACATTGTCAACTTTTTTgacacacattgtatatttttccgTATACATGTGAAATATTTTATTTATAAACATTTAACTTTTTCAAAACCATGGTTACCATTTTTTGCAAATGTTTTATGTAATTTTTTTAACATAttttatttagaatatttggaagtataTAAAAAAGTGAAAACAACAAAAAACGAGGCTGTGGCCTCCAAcacacctgggccggcccatctcgcgCTTCCTTTGACGCAAGGGTTCACTACGTCTCGCTATAAACAAGACATAGGGGCGCGGCAGATCAGAACCGAGCCTAACTTGGAAAGGCCTTACTACACAGTGGGTGCTGCGAAAAACACAAAAGCAGAAACTAACTACCGAATGGGTGAGTTTATTAGGATGGCCCAGAATTGCAAGCCAAACCAGTATTTTTTTAAGGGTTTTTTTTTTTGCTATGAGCAAATAGCATCTTCTAAGGTTCCCTATGTCTCGCTTAGGCGCCCCAAATCTGAACCGAGACTAACTTGGAGGCCTAACTAACTACACAACGGGGACCGCtcaaagaaataaaaacaaaaactaaCTATACAATGGTGAGTTTATTGGGATGGCCCAAAATTGCAAGCCAGACCAGTATTTTCTAAGTTTTTTTTTGCTATGTGCAAATAACATTTTCTACTGTTTCCAATTATATCATGACAAAAAGGGCATAAACACTATTGACAACGATACATGGAGGAAAGATGCCATGAAAAAAAGGCATAAACATTATTGACAACGATGCATGGGAAAGATGCCAAGATCGGATAGCCCACATCCACCTGCTATCGCAAGTCTCACTCTCACATGGCTCTGCAAAAtcttgccaaacatgtccatggaGCACCCTAAAAATTTGAAAATGACTGCAATAATGTGCGACCCCATAAACTTGTTCCCACAAACAGCAGGAAGCGACAAGGGGCATGAAAGTGCTTTAGAAAAAAACAAGGGGCGTGAAAAGGCATCAACCACCACTGTAGCCGTATGGCCTTAATTAGTTGTAAACTGTGATCCTTGCACCTGAGAAATTTACATCTCGAGTTTTCTTTTGTTATATGCGGCAAGAAGTCTTTATCTGCTCTCCCTGTCACTCCAGCCTGTAGCTCCCTTGTCCATCTCAAGCATCATCTGCATTCCACTACAATGCTGAACTCCAACTTGTGATCAATTTGTTTTGGAATGGGAAGATTTGTCACATCGATTAATTAAGGTGAACAGAATTACCCAGTTAATTAATGAAAACCGACACTTGCGATCAATTTTGCCTCTTATGTATTGGCAGAAATTAAGGGCCATGTAGGGTTGTACTATCACCTATTTGTATTTTTTTTTTTTACTTCTAATAGGAATTCCTTTCTTATATTTtcagttttttttcattttcttccttTACAAGCTTTATTAGTATGTCATCTATCCATGTTTTAGGGAAAAAAGTTGGTTTCCATCATCTGATAGATCCACTTCGTCAACTTAGAAAACATTTTATTTATGAAAACGCAAGGGCTAAAATATTATTAAAAGTTGGACTTATGTATATAGAAATATCATTCTTCAGGTAATTAATTACAAGATTTATTTATCCTCAAATGGATGTCGCAACATACATTTCATCTGAACTGCTAGCTGCAGACATTGGTGTATGTACCAACGACCGTTATACCCCAAAAAACACACACACAACAATGGAACCCTAAAAAAAAAAGAGTTGCCCCAATTCGCCCCCGTCTGCCGCGTCAAAACTATGGGCGCGATTCATTAAGGCCCAAGAACACCCGGCCAGCAGCGCCCGCAACATCGACATGACAACATGGATGGATGCTACAAGGCGGTCGGCGTCACCGTCGGCTCCACGGAGCGGATGGCCTCCCGGATCTCTCGCTGGACGGTGGCGCGGGACGGCGCGACGATCATGTCGTCCCAGATTGAGCGGGAGCCGCAGGTGGTGGCGCCGCCGGGGTAGAGGTCGTGCAGGGAGGTGGCGCCCTCGTTGAGGTTGCTCACCTTGTCCAGGCAGTCGATCTCGCGCGGCTCCACCAGCAGGCTGCCGTTGATGTCGCCCTTCCACGCGATCAGCTAATTAAGAGAAGAAATTCGTGGACAGCTGATTAACAACTACTAGCTGAGTAGTAGAAATTAAGATGAACTTAGCTTGTCCTGAGTACGTAGTTGATCAGTAAAAAAAGTACCTGTGGAGAGCCCAAGGAGTTGGAGCTGTAGAGCTTGGCCCCGTCCACAAGCTGGCAGTACTTCTGGAACGCCGCCGCGAACCTCTTGTGCGACGTGAGCTGCGAGTTCACCCTCACCGCTCTCCCCGTCATGATCGCTCTCCTGCAGCGCAGAGAACAATCATCTCACTCACTGTCAacacttgcacacacacacacacacaaaatcaaaCGACGCAGATAATAAGGTGACTATATCATATGTGGTACCTGATCCCTCTGGCGACGGCGAGGTAGGCGTCGCAGACGACGCCGACGACCTCGATCCGGTACGGCTTCCGGTCCCTGTTGGCGGCGACGAAGTCCTGGTCGTTGGGGACGGGCTCCCAGTAGTTCTCGGTGATGGTGCCGTCCTCGTCCACCTTGTAGCCCACGCCCATGCGGTGGCGCTGGGAGTGCACGGCCCGGGCCATGGCGATGGTCTGCTCCACGAAGGGCTCCCAGGAGAGCGTGCCGTCCAGGATCACGTCGCGCCCCTCGTTCAGCGCCGTCACCAGCAGCGACGACGCCGCGTCCGTCGACGACTTGTGCACCTGTTGTGTTACCCCAGCGTGTTTAGTACACGCGCTTATGAAATGAAATGAAAGGCCGATCATCACGCTCCACAATAAAAAAAATGTGGTGGAAGACAACAATTTTCCCCAATGAAAAGTGCAAATGAAACAATTTCCTTTGTCTTCAAGCTTGACACGGGATTTTTTTTAGAAAGATGTCATTCTTACGTAAAATTTCTTCAAAATCGGTATGTGCAGTTTTTAGGTTGGTAGCTACTCCCTTGATGTGTTAGCTAATGGTCATCAATTTGAACTAGTACCTACTTCTTCATAAAATCCTGAAGTAGTAGgaatattttattttttttgaaacgaggcaaagatttgccattttcattgattaagaagaagagtgTTGTCCGGTTAATTAGatgaaaaccgggcgaaaaccaagATTACAAACCCCACATGGGGCACTCGTGGACGACCTGGCCACAAACGGCAAACAGTCGACCGAAGCGTCGATGACATGGCTGCTCTGATTTTGCTGACGAGTTTCACAGGGGAAAGTTGCAAGCCTCGCATCGACCTAGTCGAGCGCAACATTCGGAGAGCACCGTCCACTGAGATCCGCCCTCATGGAGTCATCGTTGCCGCAGTGGCCCCGCCGCCCGCAGCTCCGACTTCTCTGTCACAGCCAAGAAACCGGCATAGGCACACCCAACCGCTGATGCGAGGTGGGTGTGGCGTTGTGGTGTCGGGTCGCGGCTTGTCCTTCTGATGTCATAGTAGGAATAGCATTTCTCTGTTTACTCCTGCTCCTGCCCTGATTCCCAACATGCTAGCCCAAATCCTAATAAAACCATGCTGTATGCATTTCGTGGGCCCGGCAGATCAGCAAAGATAAATATATGTTCTACACCACACAGACAAAGCAGATCCATCTAATTAAGCCTAGTGCTCCGTTGGACCTCAGCTTTCTCACAGCCTTTGTCGGAGTGAGAAGGGTCATAGGAGCAGAGCAGTTCATGTTTCTAGCTTGGTGAACAGATATCATAGATTTCCACTGTACTTGAGTACATACCATACAGTTGGAGAAAGTGTCGGTCGGTCGATCGGACAGCTGCAGTGCAGTAGGAGTATGAATTACGCCGCTATGCTAGGCCATGTGTGCTATCGCTGCTGATCCCTACCGTTCAGCGGCCGGTTGGTCACTCACCCATTTTTCTAGCTAAAAAGCGCAGGGCCGTTTTTGTCGTCTGGACTGCTGGGCACGTTAACATGAATAAACTGAAATAGAGCAGATTCAAACTACTGATGTATTCCAAGGGCAGAACCATTGATGTATGACTGGCCAACCACAACTAAGTCACAATGTTGATCCATTTGTAAACGTCGTCGAAACAACGGTTGTCCATTTTTAAACGTCTGAGAAACAACACatgtttattttgaattttgatcgATGGTGATTGTATATGTCGATCTAAATTATATAACTGCAAGCAATAACGTACCAGCTCTGCTGTCTGAAGCATGTCGTTGTGGTGGCCCATGGAGCTAATTGCGCGGTAGATCACGTCCGTCTCCTTGAAAGCGTCCGCCTCAACCACCAGCGCGTTCGTCCCCGCCTCTATCCAAAACGGCCTGAAAATCAACAACGCCACCCATGCTTCGGCTTCATATTCCAACTGAATCGACAGTTGTTGCAACAAGTGTACGTGCTAAGAAACGACCGAGGAAAAAACAGAAATACTAGTCCTTGACACTCACTCTTGAAGTATCTCCTTGAGCACGGTGCTCTTGCcggcgcccatgccgccgcccatCAGCAGCAGCACCGGG
Proteins encoded:
- the LOC123096064 gene encoding calmodulin calcium-dependent NAD kinase → MQQQDGFARQLLLRVVALCHGSSKLPPLPAPPAMAEMPRVEMAGDGRVEHLEKFSHYVARQIGFEDASECPHLCKAANNYLRQTNSCMADVYGLLDGVPDADALYVKLVDELERCILGYFAFHWDHSTILVTQALSVDSANKKKLRNVILEANRKQRFERITKDLKVARVFSTLVHEMKAIGTVTGMNGEEEAHCTDVMAPVAHNDRSPVLLLMGGGMGAGKSTVLKEILQEPFWIEAGTNALVVEADAFKETDVIYRAISSMGHHNDMLQTAELVHKSSTDAASSLLVTALNEGRDVILDGTLSWEPFVEQTIAMARAVHSQRHRMGVGYKVDEDGTITENYWEPVPNDQDFVAANRDRKPYRIEVVGVVCDAYLAVARGIRRAIMTGRAVRVNSQLTSHKRFAAAFQKYCQLVDGAKLYSSNSLGSPQLIAWKGDINGSLLVEPREIDCLDKVSNLNEGATSLHDLYPGGATTCGSRSIWDDMIVAPSRATVQREIREAIRSVEPTVTPTAL